A region of Sugiyamaella lignohabitans strain CBS 10342 chromosome A, complete sequence DNA encodes the following proteins:
- the CMR3 gene encoding Cmr3p (Putative zinc finger protein; YPR013C is not an essential gene; GO_component: GO:0005575 - cellular_component [Evidence ND]; GO_function: GO:0003677 - DNA binding [Evidence IDA] [PMID 23012409]; GO_function: GO:0046872 - metal ion binding [Evidence IEA,IEA]; GO_function: GO:0003676 - nucleic acid binding [Evidence IEA]; GO_function: GO:0043565 - sequence-specific DNA binding [Evidence IDA] [PMID 19111667]; GO_function: GO:0043565 - sequence-specific DNA binding [Evidence IDA] [PMID 19158363]; GO_process: GO:0008150 - biological_process [Evidence ND]) — translation MIAASLQEMPVGNSRYSSEGYNNYQVSAAAAGGNNNGHQAGMLMGGGTGGAVTGMTTTTHNSSNHSSPTTTNSSMSSYPMPQLHQSSNGIPKLEPQSASVGYSQSTTTADHAAASAAAAAAANSDPNYYYYSSQQHQQQQAHLGRLSTESLDHLGQSYSRNQSIPSLPPPSYNRPMSSLPSVSGGVDESTQQAVSASSDSNNISRTSQGLHTHDHNTPSPTQHQQPSLQHQQSLLPQQQQQQHQQPLQQQQQPQQQIPTTQQQQQFHQTAMSGIPQPQLPALYQQPYPPLYQQPQQPQPGSSTGGYGDLTPQQQRSLSIGQPMTQPIGHPLSHHPMYMQQQPPIPGGTGTAPLPNLSSIPLGAYTTNASGQVVSTTPGPTNIIPGPAGTGTTSGPPSHLMTTFNSKISLRSLKKHACSVCGKRFTRPSSLQTHMYSHTGEKPFKCEYEGCGRSFSVVSNLRRHKKIHGIYP, via the coding sequence ATGATTGCCGCATCTTTACAGGAAATGCCGGTTGGCAACTCTCGATACTCTAGCGAGGGATACAACAATTATCaagtatcagcagcagcagctggtggaAACAATAATGGCCATCAAGCAGGAATGTTGATGGGAGGAGGAACTGGTGGAGCAGTAACAGGAATGACGACAACGACTCATAACAGCTCGAACCATTCGTCACCCACGACAACCAATAGCAGTATGTCGAGTTACCCGATGCCACAATTGCATCAATCTTCAAACGGGATTCCAAAGCTTGAGCCTCAGTCGGCATCTGTTGGATACTCACagtccaccaccaccgcaGACCATGCGGCcgcatcagcagcagcagcagcggcagcaaaTTCTGATCCTaattactattattattcatctcaacaacatcagcaacaacaggcCCATTTGGGACGATTAAGCACCGAAAGTTTGGATCATCTGGGTCAATCATACTCGAGAAACCAATCTATTCCCTCGTTACCCCCTCCTTCTTATAATCGACCTATGTCGTCATTGCCTTCTGTGTCTGGCGGTGTGGATGAGTCTACACAGCAGGCCGTTAGTGCTAGCAGTGATTCTAACAACATCAGTAGAACTTCTCAGGGTCTTCATACACACGACCACAATACTCCAAGCCCTactcagcaccagcagcccTCGcttcagcaccagcaatcTTTGCTTCcgcaacagcaacagcagcaacatcaacaaccgctccaacaacaacagcaaccacaacaacaaatccCAACTacacaacagcaacaacagtttCATCAAACAGCAATGTCAGGAATTCCCCAACCTCAGTTGCCTGCTCTGTACCAGCAGCCCTACCCACCATTATACCAACAGCCCCAGCAACCACAGCCTGGTAGCTCGACTGGAGGATATGGTGACCTGACcccacaacaacagagaTCATTATCAATTGGCCAGCCCATGACTCAGCCAATTGGCCATCCTTTAAGCCACCACCCCATGTACatgcaacaacagcctccTATTCCCGGTGGCACGGGAACTGCTCCTCTGCCAAACCTGTCGTCGATTCCTTTAGGAGCTTACACCACTAATGCCAGTGGACAAGTTGTATCGACCACGCCAGGTCCTACCAATATCATTCCAGGACCAGCAGGTACAGGAACCACATCAGGACCACCATCTCATCTTATGACGACATTCAACTCGAAAATCTCGCTGAGATCGCTGAAAAAGCACGCTTGTTCCGTGTGCGGTAAGAGATTCACCCGTCCCTCATCACTTCAGACCCACATGTACTCACACACAGGCGAAAAGCCATTCAAGTGCGAGTACGAGGGCTGCGGAAGAAGTTTCTCGGTTGTGTCCAACCTGCGTCGTCACAAAAAGATTCACGGAATCTACCCTTAG
- a CDS encoding histone N-acetyltransferase (predicted), with protein MTLNLESVTSDAADADSAAAAVTAAVTGPVTSVTPVTPVTPVRADLPTKGSTDIQSDPESGFSAAAAAAAAAATSAADTNTGAEVDAETEAGGDTGTDSNPKSNDKLSPKIISETNAKSNVNSSLQTSSRATSTTDPITPLPLPVTDHLNGGQNGDAGPAAVNPNGGTASQTPATAAAAAAELISAQLLTNEDFIACYNMVRKLRGLYIASGLGWNAKDKKAEMRYTPGMQFLVIRSPATSTPITSSPVTPNTDTAPAVTAFASFVLDDHLNEDGTGDRVTYLYELHVSPTNQGSGYGRQLINEIRRLSTLKTGSPLPIALTVINANHKARAFYRHLGFTPIANDDEPPAKRSRTGWHQLRLE; from the coding sequence ATGACTCTGAATTTAGAGTCTGTGACATcggatgctgctgatgctgactctgctgctgctgctgtcactGCCGCTGTCACTGGTCCTGTAACATCTGTCACTCCTGTCACTCCTGTCACCCCTGTTAGGGCTGATCTGCCCACCAAAGGCAGCACTGATATACAATCAGACCCTGAATCTGGTTttagtgctgctgctgctgctgctgctgctgctgctacttccgCTGCTGATACTAACACTGGTGCTGAGGTTGACGCTGAAACTGAAGCTGGAGGTGACACTGGAACCGATTCTAACCCCAAGTCGAATGATAAACTCAGTCCTAAAATCATTTCTGAAACCAATGCTAAATCGAATGTAAACTCGAGTCTTCAGACCAGCTCACGAGCCACATCCACAACTGACCCCATTACCCCACTCCCACTCCCTGTCACAGATCACCTCAACGGCGGTCAGAACGGTGATGCAggtcctgctgctgtcaacCCCAACGGCGGTACCGCCAGCCAAACACccgctactgctgctgctgctgctgcagaaCTAATATCGGCCCAACTTCTCACCAACGAGGATTTCATTGCATGCTACAACATGGTCCGCAAGCTGCGAGGTCTGTACATAGCGTCGGGCCTGGGCTGGAATGCCAAGGACAAAAAAGCTGAAATGAGATACACCCCGGGCATGCAATTTCTCGTAATACGCTCTCCTGCCACCTCAACCCCTATCACCTCAAGTCCTGTCACCCCTAACACAGATACGGCACCAGCTGTCACTGCATTTGCCAGCTTTGTGCTCGACGACCACCTCAACGAAGACGGTACAGGCGACCGAGTTACCTACCTCTATGAACTGCACGTCTCCCCCACGAACCAGGGCTCAGGCTATGGCCGCCAACTCATCAACGAAATCCGGCGTCTCAGCACCCTCAAAACAGGCTCCCCACTACCCATCGCCCTCACCGTCATCAACGCTAACCACAAAGCCCGCGCCTTCTACCGCCATCTCGGCTTCACACCCATCGCCAACGACGACGAACCGCCAGCCAAACGGTCTCGAACGGGCTGGCACCAGCTCCGACTGGAGTAA
- the MNN9 gene encoding mannosyltransferase complex subunit MNN9 (Subunit of Golgi mannosyltransferase complex; this complex mediates elongation of the polysaccharide mannan backbone; forms a separate complex with Van1p that is also involved in backbone elongation; this complex also contains Anp1p, Mnn10p, Mnn11p, and Hoc1p; GO_component: GO:0005794 - Golgi apparatus [Evidence IEA]; GO_component: GO:0000139 - Golgi membrane [Evidence IEA]; GO_component: GO:0000136 - alpha-1,6-mannosyltransferase complex [Evidence IPI] [PMID 9430634]; GO_component: GO:0005801 - cis-Golgi network [Evidence IDA] [PMID 9430634]; GO_component: GO:0005783 - endoplasmic reticulum [Evidence IEA]; GO_component: GO:0005789 - endoplasmic reticulum membrane [Evidence IEA]; GO_component: GO:0016021 - integral component of membrane [Evidence IEA]; GO_component: GO:0016020 - membrane [Evidence IEA]; GO_function: GO:0000009 - alpha-1,6-mannosyltransferase activity [Evidence IDA] [PMID 19249370]; GO_function: GO:0000009 - alpha-1,6-mannosyltransferase activity [Evidence IDA] [PMID 9430634]; GO_process: GO:0006487 - protein N-linked glycosylation [Evidence IDA] [PMID 19249370]; GO_process: GO:0006487 - protein N-linked glycosylation [Evidence IDA] [PMID 9430634]; GO_process: GO:0006486 - protein glycosylation [Evidence IEA]) produces MATVGPVRRPASVLIIVISLLAVVYLLFSPFSQPSTSVSAIPRVIQQNNAGKGTTAEKYIKNHKMNSLAATAKSADNNEKVLILTPLARFYPEYWENLLKLTYPRKLVELGFIVPRSSQGDEVLKSLNKAVNKVQSSSKKDERFAKITILRQDTESLDSQSEKDRHALSVQKKRRAQMSLARNSLLFTTIDADTSWVLWLDSDIVESPPTLIQDLARHDKDLIVANCFQRYTTDDGKPDIRPYDFNSWQESDTARELMSKMGDDEIILEGYAEMATYRVLMAHIYNAKDDIHTELPLDGVGGTALLVKADVHRDGAMFPPFPFYHLMETEGFAKMAKRLGYQAFGLPNYLVYHYNE; encoded by the coding sequence ATGGCTACAGTAGGTCCAGTTAGACGCCCAGCGTCGGTTCTAATCATTGTGATATCACTGCTGGCGGTTGTTTATCTGTTGTTCTCGCCATTTTCCCAGccatcaacatcagttTCAGCCATTCCACGTGTTATCCAACAGAATAATGCCGGCAAGGGAACTACTGCGGAAAAATACATCAAAAATCATAAAATGAACTCATTAGCAGCTACAGCCAAGTctgctgataataatgaaaaagtcttgattttgactcCTTTGGCTCGATTCTATCCTGAATACTGGGAGAATCTTCTTAAATTGACATACCCACGTAAGCTTGTCGAGCTTGGATTCATTGTGCCACGAAGCTCACAAGGTGACGAAGTGCTGAAATCTCTTAACAAGGCTGTTAACAAAGTCCAATCCAGCTCTAAGAAAGACGAACGTTTTGCCAAGATCACTATTCTTCGTCAAGATACTGAGTCTTTGGATTCTCAGAGCGAAAAGGATAGACACGCTCTTAGCgttcaaaagaagagaagagcaCAAATGTCGTTGGCTCGTAACTCACTTTTATTCACTActattgatgctgatacATCGTGGGTTCTTTGGCTTGACAGCGACATTGTCGAGTCTCCACCTACCTTGATCCAAGATTTGGCTCGTCATGACAAGGACCTCATTGTCGCCAATTGTTTCCAGAGATATACTACTGACGACGGCAAGCCTGATATTCGTCCATATGATTTTAACTCATGGCAGGAGTCTGATACCGCTCGTGAACTCATGTCCAAGATGGGCGACGATGAAATCATTCTCGAGGGATACGCTGAGATGGCCACTTACAGAGTTCTGATGGCCCATATCTACAACGCGAAAGATGATATTCACACCGAACTGCCCCTGGACGGAGTCGGAGGCACTGCATTACTAGTCAAGGCCGACGTCCACCGTGACGGTGCCATGTTCCCTCCATTCCCCTTCTACCACCTAATGGAGACCGAGGGTTTCGCAAAGATGGCAAAGAGACTTGGCTACCAGGCTTTCGGCCTGCCAAACTACCTCGTTTATCATTATAATGAATAG
- the EMP24 gene encoding Emp24p (Component of the p24 complex; role in misfolded protein quality control; binds to GPI anchor proteins and mediates their efficient transport from the ER to the Golgi; integral membrane protein that associates with endoplasmic reticulum-derived COPII-coated vesicles; GO_component: GO:0030134 - ER to Golgi transport vesicle [Evidence IDA] [PMID 11157978]; GO_component: GO:0005794 - Golgi apparatus [Evidence IEA]; GO_component: GO:0000139 - Golgi membrane [Evidence IEA]; GO_component: GO:0005783 - endoplasmic reticulum [Evidence IEA]; GO_component: GO:0005783 - endoplasmic reticulum [Evidence IDA] [PMID 8862519]; GO_component: GO:0005789 - endoplasmic reticulum membrane [Evidence IEA]; GO_component: GO:0016021 - integral component of membrane [Evidence IEA,IEA]; GO_component: GO:0016021 - integral component of membrane [Evidence ISS] [PMID 8862519]; GO_component: GO:0016020 - membrane [Evidence IEA]; GO_function: GO:0003674 - molecular_function [Evidence ND]; GO_process: GO:0006888 - ER to Golgi vesicle-mediated transport [Evidence IPI] [PMID 11157978]; GO_process: GO:0006888 - ER to Golgi vesicle-mediated transport [Evidence IMP] [PMID 8862519]; GO_process: GO:0006621 - protein retention in ER lumen [Evidence IMP] [PMID 8862519]; GO_process: GO:0015031 - protein transport [Evidence IEA]; GO_process: GO:0006810 - transport [Evidence IEA,IEA]; GO_process: GO:0016050 - vesicle organization [Evidence IGI,IMP] [PMID 8862519]; GO_process: GO:0016192 - vesicle-mediated transport [Evidence IEA]), with protein MRKGDQLAISFQVGDRDPSSSNQLEVDFWITDPHKNQIRSLHRVADGDASVEITESGRYEYCFSNEFSHVGTKDVTFHIHGIVYVDNDNPSPDSLDSQVKILSRLVQEVKNEQGYLVIRERTHRNTAESTNSRVKWWSLFQIIVVAVNSLFQIYYLKRFFEVKTNV; from the coding sequence ATGCGAAAGGGCGACCAGCTGGCCATTTCGTTCCAGGTCGGTGACCGAGACCCTTCGTCGTCGAATCAATTGGAGGTTGATTTCTGGATCACTGATCCCCACAAAAACCAGATCCGGTCTCTTCACAGAGTGGCTGATGGAGATGCTTCAGTCGAGATCACTGAAAGTGGTCGCTACGAGTACTGTTTCTCCAACGAGTTCTCTCACGTTGGCACCAAAGACGTCACATTCCACATCCACGGCATTGTCTATGTAGACAACGACAACCCATCACCAGACTCACTCGACAGCCAAGTCAAGATCCTCAGTCGTCTTGTTCAAGAAGTCAAGAACGAGCAAGGCTACCTCGTGATCCGCGAGCGAACCCACCGTAACACAGCCGAATCCACCAACTCGCGTGTCAAGTGGTGGAGTCTGTTCCAAATCATTGTCGTCGCCGTCAACAGTCTGTTCCAGATCTACTACCTCAAGCGGTTTTTTGAGGTCAAGACCAATgtataa
- the THI73 gene encoding Thi73p (Putative plasma membrane permease; proposed to be involved in carboxylic acid uptake and repressed by thiamine; substrate of Dbf2p/Mob1p kinase; transcription is altered if mitochondrial dysfunction occurs; GO_component: GO:0005783 - endoplasmic reticulum [Evidence IEA]; GO_component: GO:0005783 - endoplasmic reticulum [Evidence IDA] [PMID 16850348]; GO_component: GO:0005789 - endoplasmic reticulum membrane [Evidence IEA]; GO_component: GO:0016021 - integral component of membrane [Evidence IEA,IEA]; GO_component: GO:0016021 - integral component of membrane [Evidence ISS] [PMID 10869563]; GO_component: GO:0016021 - integral component of membrane [Evidence ISM] [PMID 12192589]; GO_component: GO:0016020 - membrane [Evidence IEA]; GO_component: GO:0005886 - plasma membrane [Evidence IEA,IEA]; GO_function: GO:0005215 - transporter activity [Evidence ISS] [PMID 10869563]; GO_process: GO:0055085 - transmembrane transport [Evidence IEA]; GO_process: GO:0006810 - transport [Evidence IEA]; GO_process: GO:0006810 - transport [Evidence ISS] [PMID 10869563]): MSSKGIQVETVEDVEAHRIETIDGTAPPAGVDKALRVLKAADGPVHISDEDDKRLLRKIDLHILPIMLFGYMLQQLDKSSLSYTSVFGLAKDANLKGNEYSNLGSAIYWLQVAAQPTTAYALVKLPPAKFMGINILCWGVVLCCSAIAKNYTGLLICRILMGAFEATIAPTYVALVAMWWRRAEQSNRNAAWYCMNGVAAMFGSLIAYGLGHIQSKLHSYQIIFLFTGCLTIVFSIVILLFLPDSPLTARFLTEQERIMVIERLRHNQMGIETNVWKWEQVLETALDLKTYVWMLLLFCVSVVSGGISTFGPLIIQEFGFTSFQTILLNIPSGFVQIMIVLIAGFVATRMKLKSPILMFAILGSLVGCIMIRFIDRTPSHRGVLLFAYYLLQFFTAITPMTYSWATQNTAGETKKKCTNAAIFLGQYAGNIVGPLLYSSKQAPLYRTGLTINMCMFAALVGLIVMAVLTLKVLNRKHAATRVSMGKSAQINDLSMAVHNYNVDDAGEAYDVDNAFRDLTDKKNEDFIYVF, translated from the coding sequence ATGTCGTCAAAAGGCATTCAAGTAGAAACTGTCGAAGATGTTGAAGCTCATCGTATCGAGACTATAGACGGAACTGCTCCTCCGGCGGGGGTTGATAAAGCTCTTAGAGTCCtcaaggctgctgatggtCCTGTTCATATTagtgatgaggatgataaGAGACTATTAAGGAAAATCGATTTACACATTCTACCTATCATGTTATTTGGATATATGTTACAACAATTAGACAAATCGTCTCTTTCATACACATCAGTATTCGGTCTTGCTAAAGATGCTAATCTTAAGGGTAACGAATACTCGAATCTTGGTTCGGCTATTTACTGGCTTCAAGTAGCTGCTCAGCCTACTACTGCCTATGCTCTTGTCAAGCTTCCACCTGCCAAATTCATGGGTATTAATATTCTCTGCTGGGGTGTTGTACTGTGTTGTTCTGCTATTGCTAAGAACTACACTGGTCTTTTGATATGCAGAATTCTCATGGGTGCATTTGAAGCTACTATTGCTCCAACCTATGTAGCTCTTGTCGCTATGTGGTGGCGTCGTGCTGAACAGTCCAACAGAAACGCTGCTTGGTACTGTATGAATGGTGTTGCTGCCATGTTTGGTTCGTTAATTGCATATGGTCTCGGTCACATCCAGTCCAAGCTACACAGCTACCAGATCATCTTTTTATTTACTGGTTGTTTGACCATTGTGTTTTCAATTGTGATTCTATTGTTTTTGCCTGACTCGCCTTTGACTGCTCGATTCCTTACTGAGCAAGAGCGAATCATGGTTATTGAACGTTTGAGACACAACCAGATGGGTATCGAGACCAACGTTTGGAAATGGGAGCAAGTTCTTGAGACTGCTCTTGATCTTAAGACATACGTCTGGATGTTGCTTTTGTTCTGTGTGTCGGTTGTGTCTGGAGGTATTTCCACCTTTGGTCCCCTCATCATTCAAGAGTTTGGTTTCACCAGTTTCCAGACCATTCTGCTCAATATTCCCAGTGGTTTTGTGCAAATTATGATTGTTCTGATTGCCGGTTTTGTTGCTACTAGAATGAAGCTCAAGTCACCCATTCTCATGTTTGCCATTCTTGGTTCCTTGGTTGGATGTATCATGATCCGATTTATTGACCGTACCCCTTCTCACCGTGGAGTTCTCTTGTTTGCATACTATCTCTTGCAATTTTTCACTGCCATCACTCCCATGACCTACTCCTGGGCCACTCAAAACACTGCTGGTGAGACCAAGAAGAAATGTACCAATGCCGCTATTTTCCTCGGTCAATATGCCGGAAACATTGTTGGTCCTCTGCTTTACAGCTCCAAGCAAGCTCCACTCTACCGAACTGGTCTTACCATCAACATGTGCATGtttgctgctcttgttgGCTTGATTGTCATGGCTGTTCTTACCTTGAAGGTCTTAAACCGCAAGCATGCTGCCACCCGTGTTAGCATGGGCAAGAGCGCCCAGATCAATGATTTGTCGATGGCCGTTCACAACTACAATGTCGATGACGCTGGCGAGGCCTACGATGTAGACAACGCCTTCAGAGATCTCACTGACAAGAAGAACGAGGACTTTATCTACGTATTCTAA